Proteins encoded within one genomic window of Gasterosteus aculeatus chromosome 18, fGasAcu3.hap1.1, whole genome shotgun sequence:
- the lamp5 gene encoding lysosome-associated membrane glycoprotein 5, producing MGRLGFSTTESARLLLLGVFGVLALSVVLAQQEGENLSGLSSDPDKAIFAVRENGTTCLMVEFAVRFLVPYDVLALNGIDLITEQAAFTLPRGAEIEGKCGSTESEIHITWKNNAYTLRIYFSKEFRDKGIEVWKISKVQFVYDTSETTHFINAYNPGKHTANTHRLSALVTPAGLSYVCDAQQTLTLISTDHQKGVTISMYDTQMQPFDITSDFIFSEPYKCITDQRERLEETLPLILGFILALIIVITLAVYHFHLKLTASQPQLPRDRSMYKNM from the exons ATGGGACGACTCggcttcagcaccacggagagcGCGCGGCTTCTGCTGCTCGGCGTGTTCG GTGTGCtggcgctgtccgtggtgctggcGCAGCAGGAAGGGGAGAACCTGTCCGGTCTCTCCAGCGACCCGGACAAAGCCATCTTCGCGGTCCGGGAGAACGGCACGACATGCTTGATGGTGGAGTTCGCCGTGAGATTCCTCGTGCCGTATGACGTGCTCGCGCTCAATGGAATAGAC CTGATCACCGAGCAGGCGGCCTTCACCCTCCCCCGCGGGGCAGAGATCGAGGGGAAGTGTGGGAGCACGGAGTCAGAGATCCACATAACCTGGAAGAACAACGCCTACACGCTTCGCATCTACTTCTCCAAG gAGTTCCGTGACAAGGGCATCGAGGTGTGGAAGATCAGCAAGGTTCAGTTCGTCTATGACACCTCGGAGACAACGCACTTCATCAACGCGTACAACC cTGGGAAACACACGGCCAACACCCACCGCCTGTCGGCCCTGGTGACCCCCGCCGGACTCTCCTACGTGTGCGACGCACAGCAGACTCTCACCCTGATCTCAACCGACCACCAGAAGGGCGTCACCATCTCCATGTACGACACCCAGATGCAGCCCTTCGACATCACCTCGGACTTCATATTCAGCGAAC CCTACAAGTGCATCACGGACCAGCGGGAGCGCCTGGAGGAGACCCTCCCCCTCATCCTGGGTTTCATCTTGGccctcatcatcgtcatcacgCTCGCCGTCTACCACTTCCACCTGAAGCTGACGGCGAGCCAGCCCCAGCTGCCCAGAGACCGCTCCATGTACAAGAACATGTAG